A section of the Rossellomorea marisflavi genome encodes:
- a CDS encoding exonuclease SbcCD subunit D, which yields MKFIHTADWHLGKLVHGIYMTEEQRYVLDRFVELVEGEKPDAVVIAGDLYDRSVPPTEAVELLDQTLYKINVDLNTPIVAISGNHDSAERLSFGSSWYKHSGFHLKGKLTDDFTPVTINGVHFHCVPYCEPGTVKHQLKDERITSHHTAMEAIVSRIKENLGDGPNVLVGHAFVLGGQTTDSERILSVGGSGCVGAELFDAFDYTALGHLHSPDAIKHDKIRYSGSLMKYSFSEAAQRKCVTIVEMDRDGEFQLKEKILKPRNDMREIEGYLDELLDPAFYTEQEVGDYLKITLRDQGALIDPINKLRQVYPNVLHLERKIERTDEKKKQLVRLQQHKQTSGIDLFKDFYNEMTSSEFTHEKEVLIQKVLEKATKEVEAR from the coding sequence GTGAAGTTCATACATACTGCCGACTGGCATCTCGGCAAGCTTGTGCACGGTATCTATATGACAGAAGAACAGCGCTACGTCCTGGACAGGTTCGTTGAGCTTGTAGAGGGGGAGAAGCCGGATGCCGTCGTCATCGCCGGTGATTTATACGACCGCAGTGTCCCTCCGACAGAAGCAGTCGAGCTGCTGGATCAAACCTTATACAAAATCAATGTGGATCTGAATACCCCCATTGTGGCCATTTCAGGTAACCACGATAGTGCAGAAAGGCTGTCATTCGGTTCTTCGTGGTATAAACATAGCGGTTTTCACTTGAAGGGGAAGCTGACGGACGATTTCACCCCTGTGACGATCAACGGAGTGCATTTTCACTGTGTACCTTACTGTGAGCCTGGTACGGTCAAACATCAACTCAAGGATGAACGTATCACTTCTCACCATACGGCCATGGAAGCAATCGTATCGCGCATCAAAGAAAATCTGGGGGATGGACCCAATGTACTGGTCGGACATGCTTTTGTACTTGGCGGCCAAACCACTGATTCAGAAAGGATATTGTCAGTGGGAGGTTCAGGGTGTGTCGGGGCTGAATTATTTGATGCCTTCGATTACACGGCTTTGGGACATCTTCACAGTCCTGATGCCATTAAGCATGATAAAATCCGCTACTCGGGGTCCTTGATGAAATATTCATTTTCCGAAGCGGCCCAAAGAAAATGCGTCACCATTGTTGAGATGGACCGTGATGGGGAATTTCAACTGAAAGAGAAGATCCTTAAACCCCGTAATGATATGAGGGAAATTGAAGGGTATCTGGATGAGCTCCTCGATCCCGCTTTTTATACAGAACAGGAAGTGGGGGATTACCTCAAAATAACTCTGAGAGACCAGGGAGCCCTGATCGACCCCATCAATAAATTGCGTCAAGTATATCCAAATGTCCTTCATCTGGAACGGAAGATTGAACGTACAGACGAAAAAAAGAAGCAACTCGTACGTCTACAGCAACATAAACAGACATCGGGTATCGACCTGTTCAAAGACTTTTATAACGAAATGACCAGCAGTGAATTTACTCATGAAAAAGAAGTCCTCATCCAAAAGGTCCTGGAGAAAGCCACAAAGGAGGTTGAAGCACGATGA